In Nitrospira sp., the following are encoded in one genomic region:
- the hrpB gene encoding ATP-dependent helicase HrpB, with product MSTLPIEDVLPLICRALEAGPNVLLTAPPGAGKTTRVPLALLNEPWLSGKKLLLLEPRRLAARAAARRMAEELHEQVGETVGYRMRLETKIGPTTKIEVVTEGVLTRLLQQDPSLEAYGIVLFDEFHERSLQADMGLALCLEAQRLFRLDLRLFIMSATLDCGPIAELLDRAPLITCAGRMFPVETQYLDQPLTGRLDVAVSQRIRQSLIKDHGSLLVFLPGMADIRRVERLLIDSNLDHSVQIAPLHGDLPQDMQDAAIRPTALGRRKVVLATSIAETSLTIDGIRVVIDAGLVRIPRYDPRSGLTRLETIRVTKDSAEQRRGRAGRLEAGMCYRMWTGKEQALLAPRRPPEILDADLTSLMLDLAQWGVQDPAELSWLTPPPAGAVAQARDLLIQLGAFTADGRPTDHARRMADLPLHPRLAHMILRAVPSGLADLACEVAALLSERDILHGPRERQNADLRIRMDVLRGQYDSIGLVVNRAAVDRVRRTAHLWRRRLSNDSSHGSEDKGYDRSSSVGRLVALAYPDRIARRQADRAGHYRLVNGRGARFRTADSLAVEPFLVIADLDGGDQWSEINLAVPITLQDIESLYHDRLVEEEEIAWDDALNAVRAVRRRRLGAMILVEDAVSSPDTNKIRDAILQGIRKSYLDVISFGHLLQQWRARVMWLRRIDGSQSGWPDLSDEALLQTLDQWLGPYVTGITTLDRVKRLDLTAPLHALLTHEQQRRLDRLAPTHILVPSGSRLPLDYEQTEFPVLAVRLQEMFGCKDTPRVADGKIPVILHLLSPAKRPVQVTQDLDGFWKRGYQDVRKELRGRYPKHHWPEDPTGAAPTARAKQRNR from the coding sequence ATGTCCACACTTCCAATAGAAGATGTCCTGCCGTTAATCTGCCGAGCATTGGAAGCAGGCCCGAATGTATTGCTGACCGCGCCTCCAGGAGCTGGCAAGACCACTCGTGTCCCCTTGGCGCTCCTGAACGAGCCCTGGTTGTCGGGTAAAAAACTCTTGCTGCTCGAACCCCGGCGGCTCGCCGCGCGAGCCGCCGCTCGTCGCATGGCGGAAGAGTTGCACGAACAGGTCGGGGAGACCGTCGGTTATAGGATGCGTCTCGAAACCAAGATCGGACCGACGACAAAAATCGAGGTGGTGACAGAGGGAGTGCTGACAAGGCTGCTCCAACAAGACCCATCGCTGGAGGCCTATGGCATCGTGTTGTTCGACGAGTTCCACGAACGAAGCCTGCAAGCGGACATGGGACTTGCCCTGTGCCTCGAAGCTCAACGCCTCTTCCGCCTAGACCTTCGTCTCTTCATCATGTCGGCCACTCTGGACTGCGGTCCGATTGCCGAACTGTTGGATCGAGCTCCACTCATCACGTGCGCCGGCCGGATGTTTCCGGTCGAGACTCAGTACCTTGATCAGCCTCTTACCGGACGGCTCGACGTGGCCGTGTCGCAACGCATCCGGCAATCACTCATAAAAGATCACGGTAGTCTGTTAGTCTTCCTCCCGGGGATGGCAGACATTCGCCGAGTCGAGCGACTCCTGATCGACTCCAACCTTGACCATTCCGTACAGATTGCGCCGCTGCACGGCGATCTTCCTCAGGACATGCAAGATGCAGCGATTCGACCGACAGCGCTCGGACGGAGAAAGGTCGTACTTGCCACCTCCATCGCCGAAACCAGTCTGACGATCGACGGTATCCGCGTGGTGATCGATGCAGGCCTGGTACGTATCCCACGGTACGATCCTCGCTCCGGTCTGACTCGATTGGAGACCATTCGTGTCACAAAAGATTCTGCTGAACAGCGCCGCGGCAGAGCCGGACGACTTGAAGCGGGCATGTGTTACCGGATGTGGACCGGAAAAGAACAGGCTCTGCTTGCTCCCCGTCGTCCACCGGAAATTCTCGATGCAGATCTCACTTCCCTCATGCTCGATCTTGCCCAGTGGGGCGTACAAGATCCGGCGGAACTGTCGTGGCTCACTCCGCCACCTGCCGGTGCGGTCGCTCAGGCCAGAGATCTACTGATCCAACTCGGAGCCTTCACTGCCGATGGCCGACCGACCGACCATGCTCGACGAATGGCCGACCTTCCGCTGCACCCCCGCCTCGCGCACATGATACTCCGGGCAGTGCCATCGGGTCTTGCTGATCTCGCTTGCGAGGTGGCGGCGCTCTTGAGTGAACGCGACATTCTTCATGGACCACGCGAACGACAGAACGCCGACCTGCGGATCAGGATGGATGTTCTGCGGGGTCAGTACGATTCCATTGGTCTGGTGGTGAATCGAGCCGCGGTTGACCGAGTGAGGCGAACTGCTCACCTATGGCGGAGGCGGCTCAGCAATGACTCATCCCATGGGTCGGAAGACAAGGGATACGATCGTTCAAGCTCGGTCGGGCGCTTGGTTGCACTGGCTTACCCTGATCGAATTGCGCGGCGGCAGGCGGATCGTGCAGGGCACTACCGCCTTGTGAATGGCAGAGGCGCACGATTTAGGACCGCCGATTCCTTGGCCGTCGAACCCTTCTTGGTGATTGCCGACCTGGATGGGGGCGATCAGTGGTCCGAGATCAATCTCGCTGTTCCGATCACATTGCAAGATATTGAATCGCTTTACCATGATCGGCTGGTTGAAGAAGAAGAGATCGCATGGGATGACGCCCTCAACGCGGTACGAGCCGTACGCCGCCGACGACTCGGAGCGATGATTCTTGTAGAAGATGCCGTCTCGTCGCCCGATACAAATAAAATAAGAGACGCCATCTTACAAGGAATACGTAAATCTTATCTTGACGTAATATCATTCGGCCATCTGCTTCAACAGTGGCGCGCCCGCGTCATGTGGCTGAGACGTATTGATGGTTCTCAATCAGGATGGCCCGACCTTTCCGACGAGGCACTGCTTCAGACATTGGATCAGTGGCTTGGTCCTTACGTGACCGGCATCACCACCCTCGATCGAGTGAAACGACTCGATCTGACCGCACCGCTCCATGCCTTACTGACGCACGAACAACAGCGTCGTCTTGACCGTCTGGCTCCCACCCATATCCTTGTTCCGAGCGGCTCCCGCCTTCCACTCGATTACGAGCAAACCGAGTTCCCAGTGTTGGCGGTGCGTCTCCAAGAAATGTTTGGTTGCAAGGACACGCCGCGCGTAGCGGACGGAAAGATTCCTGTGATCTTGCATCTCCTGTCGCCCGCCAAACGGCCGGTGCAGGTGACACAAGATCTGGATGGATTTTGGAAGAGAGGGTATCAG